CTGCCAGGCACAATAATCGTAGGCTGCAGCATCTTCTGGTGCTCCGAGTAGTGGGACGAGCGGCTGGGCTTGTGCCAGAGCTGGCAGTAGAAGGAGCGCCGTAAGGATAACGCTTTGTGGACATTTCATCTCTTTGCTTGATAATTTGATGACGCTGTGGGCTCCGATAAGCTAGTCAGTATGATAACGGCTGGGTCGCGAGAATGGTTACAGGAGTAAGGAGTTTGGGGGTAATACCGTACGTCATGCCGGACTAGATCTGGTATCCAGACCGCGTCGGGCGAAGACAGAATCCTGCATCAAATGCGGCTGTTACATGACCTCGGATAGGCCAAGCCAACTGCTCGCCCATATTCTTCGCACGGCTCAGCGTGACAAGGAGGGGAGCTTGGCAGTTGCGTATTTAACCATTAAATTGCATCCATGGCAGCATCACGTTTATCGAACGGCAAAGCCGAAATACGCAAAACCACACCCACCGATGCATCCTGGATGGCAGCCGGTTTCCTGGGAATGGGTTGGGCGAAGCCCGATGGCTACTTCGAAGCGCGGTTGCTAGAGCAAGCCTCGGACGCGCTGGTGGTGCTGGTTGCACGGGTAGGAGAGGCGTACGCCGGCCACGGACTGGTGCGATGGGAAAGTAGCTATGAACCTTTTGCTGTAGCCGGCATTCCTGAAATACAGGACCTGAATGTATTGCCCGGTTACAGGAATCGTGGTATAGGCACGCAACTGCTCGATGCTGCAGAGTCGTCTATAGCAACCAGGAGTCCGCTAGCTGGAATAGGTGTTGGCCTTTATGCTGATTACGGTGCAGCCCAGCGGCTCTATGCAGGACGTGGCTACCTTCCCGATGGCTGTGGGATCAGCTATGATAACAAGCCGGTCATTAAAGGTGAGCAATATCCTGTAGATGATAGCATGGTACTACACTTTATCAAAAAGCTACGATAGCGTTGGGGTTGCATGCCGTTAGCCGCAAACTAAAGCATACCCTGCACCGTTTTCTTATCTTGAGAGACCACCCGCTGAAAAGGTTTACAGCCAATCAAAAACCAGCTATGAAGACACAAGAAATTACCCTCAACATAAATGGCGAAGCGGTGACGCTGCAGGTTGAGCCAGAGATGCCCCTCCTGTGGGTGCTGCGCGATGAATTGAACATGACGGGCACCAAGTTTGGATGCGGTGTTGCCGCCTGTGGCGCGTGCTCTGTGATGTTGAATGGCAATGTGATACGCAGTTGCTCGTACCCTGTGGGTGCCACGGTCGACCAGGAAATCAAAACCATCGAAGGCCTTGCTGAAGACGGAGAGCGAACCGCCGTGCAACAGGCATGGATCGATCACCAGGTGCCTCAGTGCGGCTACTGCCAGTCGGGTATGATTATGGCGGTAGAAGCCATGCTTGACCGCACCCCCGAGCCTACCGACGACGATATCGACCGCACCATTACCAATATTTGCCGGTGTGGTACCTACCAACGCATCCGTGATGCAGTTCATGACGCGGCAGAGAAACGCCTGAATGAGCAGCAGCAAACCACCTGATATTTCCAACTTGGTCTTGAAATAGAACGATGACTGAAAACAAAAAGAAAAAGACGAGTTGGACCCGGCGCGCGTTTATGGCTGCCGGCGGTGTATTAGGAGCTGGACTCGTTGTTGGAGTGGGCGGCATGGCCTACGTGAACCGCAAAATTCAGCAGTATTCCGGTACAGGCATGGGTGAAGGCGCTTCGCTCAATGCATGGATTCGTATTGCACCGGATAACTCGATCACGCTTGCAATTCCGCGCGCAGAAATGGGGCAGGGGGTGTATACCTCATTGCCAATGATGATTGCGGAGGAGCTTGAAGTTGAGTTGGACAACATCGAAGTGATGCATCCCCAACCTGAGTCGCCTTACGCCAATGTATTCATGGTGACGCAGCAACCTCCCAACTT
The nucleotide sequence above comes from Bacteroidota bacterium. Encoded proteins:
- a CDS encoding GNAT family N-acetyltransferase; translated protein: MAASRLSNGKAEIRKTTPTDASWMAAGFLGMGWAKPDGYFEARLLEQASDALVVLVARVGEAYAGHGLVRWESSYEPFAVAGIPEIQDLNVLPGYRNRGIGTQLLDAAESSIATRSPLAGIGVGLYADYGAAQRLYAGRGYLPDGCGISYDNKPVIKGEQYPVDDSMVLHFIKKLR
- a CDS encoding (2Fe-2S)-binding protein: MKTQEITLNINGEAVTLQVEPEMPLLWVLRDELNMTGTKFGCGVAACGACSVMLNGNVIRSCSYPVGATVDQEIKTIEGLAEDGERTAVQQAWIDHQVPQCGYCQSGMIMAVEAMLDRTPEPTDDDIDRTITNICRCGTYQRIRDAVHDAAEKRLNEQQQTT